Below is a window of Syngnathus typhle isolate RoL2023-S1 ecotype Sweden linkage group LG12, RoL_Styp_1.0, whole genome shotgun sequence DNA.
tgcaaaaatatatatattattacagGACATTCAAAAAAGTATTACAGAATATATGTTGGCAGCTGTCATCTTGTCCCCATTTGGGCTTTCAACCTGAAATAAatgttaccaaaaaaaaaaattacaagaaTTATTACTTTTGTCAAATCAACATTTCACTTCAAACTCATTTTAGACGGGAGGATTTGTGTATAGTGCAGCAATCAGAAGGCAAAAGAACTCAACATAAAGCTCTATCAAAAATAAAAGCTATGTCCATTCATTCCGTATACTAGCTTAATATTTTCATTGAGAACTTCCCTTCTTACATTTTCACATTAAATGGATCCATCCACAACTCCTCGCCTGTACATTTGGGATAAattacacaaaaacaaaatgttacttcaaaaaatattttaatgaaaCAACTGCCGCATTTAGTGAAGGCAGTTTGAAAGCTAATTTCAGTCTGTACCTCTGCTGAAATAGACAGCAAAACATTTGCTTGAAATTACAAGCAAACTCAAGAACAGGCACATTTCTAAGCTGTAGGTAACATCGATTTTGATTACAAtactgaaaaaaaattgttgcagTACCATGAGGTGACAAACTAGAAAATCTGTTCAGATTAGTGACAGTGATTTAGTCCCAAAATAATCAAAAGTGAGGTCGATCTGACGGGGCTCAGCCTTGGCTGCTAACCAGATAGCGATCAGTTAACTAACCCGCTCGGTTTTGAGCTTATTACCGCAGCATTTCAAAGGCCATGTTGTGAAACGCAGACGCCGTGGCAAGTATAGATTTTTCAAAGTAAGCTGACATAAGCGTAAAGACAATCACATTTGAGAACCCTTGGAAAACAATCTCAGGCGGGAATCAGTttgctgaagaaaaaaataaaataaaatagtaccCTTGCCTCACATTGTAAAAAGAATGAGAGAGAGCACGCCTTCTTAGCGTGTGATTAAATAAGCAGCATTGGCAACAAAATACTATGaagtagaaaaaaaagcaacaccaAGAAAATTAAAGTCTGGATTGAGAAAATTGTCGCTCTTTGACCAGTTTGTGCACTGGCTTGTAGAAAAGTCCGATCTTGACAGTCGACTCGGGAAAACGCGGTCCTTCATTTGGTCTGCTCGGTCCTTGGTGTGAAAAAAAGTACGTGATGAGGGGCTTCAGTCCGTCTCGCTCATTTGCTCTTCAGTTTGTTTGTCCTGCAGGACGCTTATGAGCGACTCCCACGCTGTTTGGCACTGCAGAGGAGCGGACAACAATGGTGAATTTGAACTAgctagatcacaggtgtcaaactcgaggcccgggggccagatacggcccgccacatcattttatgtgacccgcgaagacaaattgtccatcaaatccatgtgtcattactagaattgcaaattcacttttaatatctttttattttttttatatttgaccactttttactggtctgatttgaaaaggagttatttgttttgtagctttggtAGCTTTCATAATGGcactctgaaagaagctatgacgacaatgcggcctgggaaaaaaaagtttgacacccctagaTGATCAAAACATccaaaactaaatcaaattgcATATGTGCGGATATAAGAGTCCCATGTACCTTCTCGTAGTAATTGATATTTTTGTCGGCCGTGCCGCCGAGAAGCTGCTTGAAGTCCTGCCGCTTGTTGTTCTGCCAACGCTCCCAGTCGGCTTTCAAGTCGGCGTTGAAACACTCCACCTTGTCTTGGCAGCGTTCCACCTCAGGTGGCATCTAGCAGGAGACACAAAGAGGACTACTGCTACAAGGGAGCTCTAAACGCTACGGCGTGAAGGAGAACAGCGGGTCTTTGACGTTACTGCAAAACGACACGGCCGTGGAAGGTGGTGATACTTACGGGCGTTCTGTCCTCCTGTCTACGCAATATGGCGGCTTCTAGGCGTCCCTCGTACTCCGCCTGACACTGGTCGCGCTTTTTCAACACATTCTGTAAATACAGTCAAAGATATTGATGGTAGTCGGGAGAAGAATGACATCGCTCTCACCTTCATGGACTCGATGTAGAGCATATACTCTCGGAGTACGGGTAGGAAATCCTGCCCGATGTTTTCGCACAGGTCATCCATGGCTCCGCAACACGTGGATACGGAGCTCGCCACTCCCTCCAGGGGGGGCTGTAGTTCCTCTTCGGCTCCCATCCAGCTCGAGTAAACGGAGCCGTACTCGCGCAGCTCAGCCAAGTACTCTATTGGTGTCAGATGAATCAAAGATCATTGATTGGTGAGCATTGGATGCGGAGGatgactgtttaaaaaaaatacacagatATGAGGTTGTGTTATCTTTGTGTGGCTTCCTGTTTCACAACATCTAAAGTGGGTCAAGATGTGGCGATGAGCTGACTTCCTCACTGCCAGCGCAGCGAATCTTGCTGAACGCGAAATTGTTATTTTAAGCTAGTCAACAACTGGTGACACTCAAAACTTTATACTGCCGCTCATAGTCCGGTCTTGATTCCACATCCAGTTTGTGATTAGATATTACCTGACTGCTCTTTGAGGATCCTCTGAGCAATACGGTCGATGGTGCCCAGTTTTTGGCTGAAGGTGTCCAGATACTCTCCCATGGCACAGAATTCGGCCGGCCGCGCTCGTAGCTTGTAGCCTCCGGCGACGTGCTTCACCGATTCGCCCACCTTGGTGAGCAGTGCCAGACCCTGACGCTTGTTCAGGTCCTGCGGACGGACAAGAACTCAATGCTTCTATTCATTTGAATTGCCTTTTCGTTGTTGATTATGCATTGTAGTCCCTGACCGTGAGTCACATGACCTAAATTGCATGTGATAAGAGAACGGAAGATTGTCTGGACAGATTTGATGGATGATCACTTTATCGCATTGAGAGAGAAACTACTTGTCTGCTCCTGGTGAGAAAGTAAATACAATTTGTAACTTgcatctgtatgtactttttttttttctcgcatcAGCAGGTCTACTATTCTACTGTAACTGATTTATTGGAGTCACTAAAAAACGGCTGGTGTCGGCAaaacgtttttttgttgttaaatTAAAATGTTCCCCGCCCCCGAGGAGTCTCACCTTAGCAGACAGAAAAGCGTTGAGATGTGGGTTGAAGGACAGGACCGGATGGTCGGCAACCCTCTTGAGGAACTTATCCAGAGCTTTCATGCGCGTTCCGACAAACTCTTCAGAAAAACGATCCACCACGCCCTTCATTACAAACTTCTCCGGCAAAGGCTGAAAGAAGAACGCAAAAAATATGACTGAAGCGTTCTTCTCATCTCATTAGTTGTGATCAACTTACAGGAATCAGGTGGGTAGGCTGGCTGTCCTCCAGCTTGATCCTCAACCAATCAAAGTCTTGATAACGGCGTCGCACGCAGTATTCCGGAAGGTCGAACTCAATCCGTGTAGTCTTGAGAATAGACAGATTTCAACCATCGCATGATAAACCGGGCTAGAATCCACAACCTAGCATGAACTTAATTAACATTATGCCTTAATACGGAACTGTGATATTTGTATAAGGCCATTCAAGCCTAGCACCGATATGTCCATAACAACGGTTGCCATGGCGCCACCAGGCATTGTCTGTTGCAACGCAGGATGGAAGGGGAGCGCTCTCAACTCGCCACAAGAGGAAGCTCATACAAGCAGAACGCCAGTCCGGTAAATCAAAGTGATTGAATTTATCCCTGGATCGTTTTTCATTAGGAGTGAAGTGAAAGGCGCTTAACCAAAATGGATTTAACGTGTTCCGTCAAGCGAGAAAACGGCATTAGTTTATCGCATTCTGATGCTACGTGACCTGTTTAGGTGATGTCACGTCTTTCCCGTTTATAGATTATACGTCTTGATGTTTAAgtattattttcaaataaatgcGGCTAATGAAAACAAGCCTGCATTGATTGACCCGAATGAGATCTCACTATACAAAATGAATTTAGTCATAAGCAGACCTTGGTGGACACTCTGTAGGTGATATACGTCTCCATTGTCGAGACGTGCTTCTTCGGGTCGTCCACCGTGACAAACAGATCACGCGTTTCGGCGGAGCCGTAGTAATCCCGGGGGTCCGACTCGGTATCGTCGTCCAGTTGCAGCCTGTTGAATAGCGAAGATGCTGAGGCGGGACTCGGCGTGTCGGCTGGCGTCCCATTGGACAGCCCTGGCTCCTGAGggaaccccaaaaaaaaaaaaagtgcaaacaaAGAAGTGATCAGTTGTGTTTCTCTGTGAATAATGCTCTCGTTGAGCTCACCGTGACAATGCTACATTGTTACCAAAGACTACTAGTTTGAATCCTCTCACTACTTCCTACTAgggtaaaatatttttcaatcaTGAGGTTGACCTCAGAGGTTGCACTATATTAGTCTCACATTTGAAGTGTGGAGAATCTCTAGTGCAAGGCACTTCCTCGCCGTCACATGCATTCACTCTCAAGCACAAGAGTGAGCTGGATCTCAGTTGTGACAGTCTGAGAGCTTTTTCTACACCGTGGTGCAAAGCCTAACTTGTAATCATGGTTCTCGTAATTGCATTGGGTTGCATCATTGCGTTGAATGAACAAGCAGGCCACTGCAAAAGGGAGTCACGCTCAGACACCAAAATAATCCTGACTGGGGTTATAGATTAGAATATAGAATAGACTCCATCCCTCCATGATTTTAAACTGCATATTAACTTGATGTGCAAGTGTATCTTTACACTATAGCCCGACATATAATGATCACACTTTTTTAATCATCATCATAAAGTGCCGTTGGTGCGCTCGCTGTTATCATGATAGCAGATAATAAAATTTGCCGAATATTAAGAACCGCTTGTGTTCTCACTAGAACCTTATTAGCAGAATATACAACAACTCTAACGGCTTGTTTGTTTTACTCCGTGATTTGCTATTTCAAAGTGGTAAGTTTTGAAATCTTCCAGCAGCCAGTGCAAACAACAGGTTACgaggataaaaaatatatattctgactgcttttttttctgttgttttgcTTTAATCACCAAGCACGCCTTGGGTCCAACCGACCTTCTCGCCCCCAGCGGTGACGCTGACATCTGGCCCCGGGAACAGCGGCTCGTCAGAGGCGGACAACGGGTGTAGAATCTCTGCGATGTGCTTCTGCCCCGAGCTGGCCAGGCCGCGCTGTGCGCTGACGCTCATCGTGCGGCAGGCGCGGGGGCTCGCCTGCAAGTCGAGGTTAGCGGCTGTCCAGTCTCCGGCTGCAACTGACGTTTGCACGGACAGGCGTAAATATTTTCTGTTCGTCTTCTAGTAAGGGACGGATTTTCCGAGCCGCTCTTTGGTCATAATAGTCAGCTGACAGCTACGGCGCAGATGCGGAGGTTAAAGCTGCGGAAACCCGGAAGTAAACATTGTGCGTGACAACAGGGCATCTAACATGCGCTTAAGCATTTATAAAATgtgcaataaaaacaattttgctTAGGGTAGTTATGCACATTAAAACGCAAGAATTAAGGCAAAGACCGAATTGAAAATGTAAGATTTTTACAAACTCATTAATGTAACATtttaatgcacacaatgtttatAATATTGTTTTAGAATATATATCGGATCTCTATGTATGTACAAataatgtaaatatatttttgtttttcaaatataaGTAGATATACCTTTCTAAGTATTTTACATCAGGCATTAGCAAAGACACCTCATGGGGCTTCCCAAAATCACCCTACAACTACAGCGTTCACCAACCCGCAGCATCGGCtggacaagaaaaacaaaagtaccACATAAATCCACTATTTGTCTCTGTTTTGTCGTCGGGGACATGACTACCACTCCTTCAGGACCAGGTAAgtggttttttttaaaatgttttagctCCGTGTCGTTACGTTGCGTCTCTACGAGGCGTACTGTCATTATCTGGATAGCAGTTGCTTGAAAGTGGCAGATCTTAACCCCATTTTAGCGACCAAGTCACCTCTTACGCTACAGACAATCAATAGATTTGTTTCTCATCCcaattaattcattttaaaatttgccTTTCAGTGCTCGATGTGTATTAGTAGTGCTCAGTGGTGCTGATTTGCATTGCTTGTTCTCCTACCCCAACGCAGTGTTCCAAAACAAGGCCCGAGTACAGATCCTGGCCGAGttggagaaagagagggagcggCTGATGCAGAATCAGTCCAGCACTCCTGGAGCCAGGTAGAGGGACAGTGGCCACCAAAGTCACAACCATGGAGATGTCTACACATCTACACAAATGCATCCAGTTTACTCTCACTcgtgattgtttttttattgacactGTCAGATGATTTAAAGATTTCTAAGAGGCTCTCTTCCATTCCCTCCACAGCATTTCAATAGCCCGTCACAACATGAAGGACTTCCGGGATAGTGCAGAGCAGCAGCATATTGTTGCCCAGCAGAAAGCGGCCTTGCAGGTACAGCTCACCGCTTCATAAAAAGTTAAAATTATCGGAAGTGGTTTGCTGAACTTCGTCTTTTCCCgcagcacgcacacgcacactcgtCAGGCTTCTTCATCACTCAGGACTCGTCATTTGGTAACCTGATCCTCCCTGTGCTTCCACGCCTGGAGCCAGAGTCATGACCCCTGAGTCACCCTGTTCCAAGATTCCTTTTCAAGATCTTACAAATGCGGGCACATGTATCCTGGCAACAATCTGGAGTTGGAATACATTGCAGTTAtttggcaaagaaaaaaaaaacatcccaataATTTTTAACACTGGGATTTTATGATGTATACTGTGTATGCATATATTGGTGCATGATTTTGTCTTTCTTAATTGCATTATTTTTGATGctgtttataaaataaaatattaaaacggAATTGACTGAGTTTGATTATTTTTTGTGCAGGGTACTCAGAGGTAAATTATTTTTTAGGTGGTGCTCGAATGTGGTCACACCTCTAAATGTCCACTTGGTGGCAGCGTTGCGCTCACACGGGTCCACCTTTCAGTCCATCCGCcccccgctctctctctctctctctctttgtctgTCTCACTTTCTGTCTCCCTCTCTGTGTCAAGAGTCATTTCAGTCCTCCACCGGGTTGCCGGTTGAGGAGGATCCTGCAGGAGTATGAGAGCATCACTACAAAACTGGATCGGAGGAAGGGAGGCAAAGTGCCTGACTCGGGTGAGTTACTGACCGGACGTTCTTTAAGTGGGTCTGGGGTCTTAATTAGTCAATCATTTCCAAACCAATCATGAAGTTTTGTAGAACTCTTATTTCAATTTAAACGATTCTGCAGGTGTGCAGTCCACTCTTGTAttattg
It encodes the following:
- the inip gene encoding SOSS complex subunit C, which produces MGLPKITLQLQRSPTRSIGWTRKTKVPHKSTICLCFVVGDMTTTPSGPVFQNKARVQILAELEKERERLMQNQSSTPGASISIARHNMKDFRDSAEQQHIVAQQKAALQHAHAHSSGFFITQDSSFGNLILPVLPRLEPES
- the snx30 gene encoding sorting nexin-30, encoding MSVSAQRGLASSGQKHIAEILHPLSASDEPLFPGPDVSVTAGGEKEPGLSNGTPADTPSPASASSLFNRLQLDDDTESDPRDYYGSAETRDLFVTVDDPKKHVSTMETYITYRVSTKTTRIEFDLPEYCVRRRYQDFDWLRIKLEDSQPTHLIPPLPEKFVMKGVVDRFSEEFVGTRMKALDKFLKRVADHPVLSFNPHLNAFLSAKDLNKRQGLALLTKVGESVKHVAGGYKLRARPAEFCAMGEYLDTFSQKLGTIDRIAQRILKEQSEYLAELREYGSVYSSWMGAEEELQPPLEGVASSVSTCCGAMDDLCENIGQDFLPVLREYMLYIESMKNVLKKRDQCQAEYEGRLEAAILRRQEDRTPMPPEVERCQDKVECFNADLKADWERWQNNKRQDFKQLLGGTADKNINYYEKCQTAWESLISVLQDKQTEEQMSETD